The following are encoded together in the Thunnus albacares chromosome 7, fThuAlb1.1, whole genome shotgun sequence genome:
- the LOC122986249 gene encoding SIN3-HDAC complex-associated factor-like, whose translation MFGFHKPKMYRSLDGCCICRAKSSSSRFTDSKRYEKDFRSCFGLSETRSGEICNACVLLVKRWKKLPVGTKKNWNHVVDARGGPSLKITSRPKKIKSISKKARPSQISRLQKELKRNNSDAHSTTSSASPAQSPSYSNLSDDGSDSELSPGSSRSPVFSFLDLTYWKRQKVCCGIIYKGRFGEVLIDPHLFKPCCRNKQRQQQQQQQHEEEEDEEEEDEEEEVEVDEGQVGVEVSRMNSLTEEEVKETPACVQNAEPAQLCVTVTTPSTRSGVGAEEGW comes from the exons ATGTTTGGCTTTCATAAGCCGAAAATGTACAGGAGTTTGGACGGCTGCTGCATCTGCCGCGCAAAGTCGTCAAGCTCTCGTTTCACGGACAGCAAGCGGTATGAGAAAGACTTCAGGAGCTGTTTCGG ATTGAGTGAAACGCGATCTGGAGAAATCTGCAACGCTTGTGTGCTCCTGGTGAAGCGGTGGAAGAAACTACCTGTGGGAACCAAGAAGAACTGGAATCAT GTGGTGGATGCCAGAGGTGGTCCCAGCCTAAAGATAACTTCAAGGCCGAAGAAGATAAAATCCATCTCCAAGAAAGCACGGCCGAGCCAGATCAGCAGGCTGCAGAAAGAGCTGAAAAGAAACA ATTCAGATGCCCACAGCACCACCTCCAGTGCGTCTCCCGCTCAGTCTCCCAGCTACAGCAACCTTTCAGACGACGGTTCAGACTCGGAGCTCAGCCCTGGATCCAGCCGCTCCCCTGTTTTCTCCTTCCTGGACCTCACCTACTGGAAGAG GCAAAAGGTGTGCTGTGGAATAATCTACAAGGGGCGCTTTGGGGAGGTTCTCATCGACCCTCATTTGTTCAAACCGTGCTGTCGTAACAAAcaacggcagcagcagcaacagcagcagcacgaggaggaagaggatgaggaggaggaagatgaggaggaagaggtggaggtaGACGAGGGCCAGGTGGGTGTGGAAGTCAGCAGGATGAATTCTCTGACTGAAGAGGAAGTGAAGGAAACACCAGCTTGTGTGCAAAATGCAGAGCCTGCTCAGCTATGTGTTACCGTGACAACACCTTCAACCAGGAGTGGGGTGGGGGCAGAAGAAGGGTGGTAA